A single Photobacterium toruni DNA region contains:
- a CDS encoding PH domain-containing protein, which yields MGFFNAILGNAGEMDLADATEELSTILGQDERIELAYKLIRDMIVLTDRRLILIDKQGMTGRKVEYRSIPYKSITMYTVETTGHFDLDAELKLWISGQHDPMTLEFNGSTNVYTLQGLLAAKIAGK from the coding sequence ATGGGATTTTTTAATGCTATCTTAGGTAATGCTGGCGAGATGGATCTTGCTGATGCAACTGAAGAATTATCAACGATTCTTGGTCAAGATGAGCGCATCGAATTAGCGTATAAACTTATTCGCGATATGATTGTTTTAACAGATCGTCGTCTAATTTTGATTGATAAACAAGGCATGACGGGAAGAAAAGTGGAATACCGCTCAATACCTTATAAATCTATTACCATGTATACCGTTGAGACAACCGGTCACTTTGATCTCGACGCTGAGTTAAAACTATGGATTTCAGGTCAACATGATCCAATGACTCTTGAGTTTAACGGTTCAACCAATGTTTATACCTTACAAGGTCTCTTAGCCGCTAAAATAGCAGGAAAATAG
- a CDS encoding LysR family transcriptional regulator: MKLSYLHAFRAVVECQTVTAAAELLNLSQPAVSRLLSSLEEQLKFKLFIRQRSRLILSDEGQAFYLEVAKVFDAVNGLDSAAEAIRTHHLGSLTIAAMPVLSHAFLPRILANFLQHNCQTKIGLKTFRSEDVVRQIQAQTTDIGFAFTTEDVAGVNSQTVTCECVALIPAASPLAQKATISVTDLGNECVIRHEKDMIQRCIDNLLRRHDIKINKQIEVSLASTAAALVAEGVGIAITDPFTAYLANETRDVVMRPLAFNLAFEFTILYPGLRPIHRHAERFIEQFMLTADSMDIYLKIGPMHSLA; the protein is encoded by the coding sequence ATGAAGTTATCTTATTTGCACGCTTTTCGTGCTGTGGTTGAATGTCAAACGGTTACTGCTGCGGCAGAATTATTGAATCTTAGTCAACCTGCGGTAAGCCGCTTATTATCCAGTTTGGAAGAACAATTAAAATTTAAGTTATTTATTCGTCAGCGTAGTCGGTTGATATTAAGTGATGAAGGCCAAGCCTTTTATTTAGAGGTTGCCAAAGTTTTTGATGCTGTTAATGGGTTAGACAGTGCCGCTGAAGCGATTCGAACCCATCATTTAGGCTCATTAACCATTGCGGCTATGCCTGTGCTATCTCATGCTTTTTTACCGCGGATATTAGCCAATTTTTTACAACATAATTGCCAAACTAAAATTGGTTTAAAGACCTTTCGTTCTGAAGATGTAGTGCGTCAAATTCAAGCACAAACAACGGATATTGGCTTTGCGTTTACGACTGAAGATGTTGCTGGGGTTAATAGCCAAACGGTGACATGTGAGTGTGTTGCATTAATTCCTGCGGCATCACCATTAGCACAAAAAGCAACAATATCTGTGACCGATCTTGGTAATGAATGTGTTATCAGGCATGAAAAAGACATGATTCAGCGTTGTATTGATAATTTATTACGCCGTCACGATATTAAAATTAATAAGCAAATTGAAGTTTCATTGGCTAGTACTGCTGCCGCTTTAGTCGCAGAAGGGGTTGGGATCGCTATTACTGATCCGTTTACCGCGTATTTAGCTAATGAAACTCGTGATGTGGTGATGCGACCGTTAGCCTTTAATTTAGCGTTTGAATTTACTATCTTGTATCCAGGGTTAAGACCAATTCACCGTCATGCTGAACGGTTTATTGAACAGTTTATGCTAACGGCCGATAGTATGGATATTTATCTAAAAATAGGTCCTATGCATAGCTTGGCATAA
- a CDS encoding NAD/NADP octopine/nopaline dehydrogenase family protein, with amino-acid sequence MTTRVSIIGSGNAGLTAAYHLTRQGAEVCLYGATGFDQPLTDIEAQGGITALASCNDVELSFAGFQAIDTITRDLKQAVDYADILILPVPSFAQEPLFRSMLPHLKSGQLIMLMPGNYGSLVLNKIKCDEGYQDIDITFVDAISIPWATRIVGPAELAILGMKTHLPVAALPGTRTLAAIARLQPLMPLPLTALDNVIMAGLENINFGGHPLLTTLNMGLLENFDGQFNYYKDCCSVSTARAAAVMETERLAIGQALGLHLTTELDAMNALYDMECKTVYDVNRTSETHGKLNSAPNCSSNRYITEDAAYLLVPCYEFAQLTGVQTPIITACLHIDNAYNNADYFKEGRTLKQMGLDGMLVTDMMTFVA; translated from the coding sequence ATGACAACGCGTGTTTCTATTATTGGATCAGGTAACGCAGGGCTAACAGCTGCATACCATCTGACACGGCAAGGGGCTGAAGTATGCTTGTATGGAGCAACAGGATTTGATCAGCCATTAACAGACATAGAAGCGCAAGGTGGAATCACAGCATTAGCCTCTTGTAATGACGTTGAATTATCTTTTGCAGGTTTTCAAGCTATTGATACTATCACGCGTGATTTAAAACAAGCGGTTGATTATGCTGATATATTGATTTTGCCTGTCCCTTCTTTTGCTCAAGAACCGTTGTTTCGTTCAATGTTACCGCATTTAAAAAGCGGACAGCTAATTATGCTTATGCCCGGCAATTACGGGTCGTTAGTGTTAAATAAAATCAAGTGTGATGAAGGCTATCAGGATATCGATATTACCTTCGTTGACGCAATTTCTATTCCATGGGCGACCCGTATTGTTGGTCCTGCTGAATTAGCTATTTTAGGCATGAAAACTCACCTTCCAGTGGCGGCTTTACCAGGCACTCGCACACTAGCCGCAATTGCTCGTTTACAACCATTGATGCCATTGCCATTAACTGCTTTAGATAATGTAATTATGGCGGGGTTAGAAAATATTAATTTTGGTGGTCATCCATTACTCACTACCTTAAATATGGGTTTATTAGAGAATTTTGACGGTCAATTTAATTATTACAAAGACTGTTGTTCGGTATCAACAGCACGCGCTGCTGCGGTAATGGAAACAGAGCGATTAGCCATTGGTCAAGCATTAGGGTTGCATTTAACGACAGAATTGGATGCGATGAATGCGCTGTATGACATGGAGTGCAAAACGGTATATGACGTTAATCGGACTTCTGAAACTCACGGTAAATTAAACAGTGCTCCTAATTGTTCAAGTAATCGTTATATCACTGAGGACGCGGCTTATTTATTGGTTCCATGCTATGAATTTGCACAATTAACAGGAGTTCAAACACCGATCATTACCGCCTGTCTGCATATTGATAATGCTTATAACAACGCGGATTATTTTAAAGAAGGGCGTACATTAAAACAAATGGGGCTCGACGGAATGCTGGTTACTGACATGATGACTTTCGTTGCATAA
- a CDS encoding YfcC family protein, translating into MKTLKFPSAYTILMLLTVLMAALTWLIPAGQYQMVNNETLGKMVPLVGSYQTVEANPQGFLDILMAPIQGFYDPANYMARAVDVALFVLVIGGYLAVVTRTGAIDAGIAKTMVRLGGKERWMIPILMGLFALGGTVYGMAEETIPFYALLIPVMIAAGYDSVVGVAIIMVGAGIGCLGSTINPFATVIASNAAEINFVDGIGLRLAILIIGWLACVIYVMRYADKVKRDPSLSLVAEQGEANKEYFLHGSGESAPELTLTRKIVLAIFGLTFAIMMWGVAAEGWWMAELSALFIGSSIVAGLVGKLSEVEITDSFINGARDLLGVALIIAIARGLVVVMDDGNITHTILNFAEGLLVGLPQILFINAIYWIEAVLCLVVPSSSGLAVLSMPILAPLADFAGVGRELVVTAFQSASGLPNLVTPTSGVVMGGLAIGRIGYSTWLRFIGPLLGFLTAMVMALLSVGVMLG; encoded by the coding sequence ATGAAAACGCTTAAATTTCCGTCAGCCTACACGATTTTAATGCTACTTACTGTCTTAATGGCTGCATTAACATGGTTGATCCCTGCGGGTCAGTATCAAATGGTTAATAATGAAACCTTGGGAAAAATGGTGCCACTAGTTGGTTCTTACCAAACAGTTGAAGCGAATCCTCAAGGTTTTCTTGATATATTAATGGCACCGATTCAAGGGTTTTATGATCCTGCTAATTATATGGCGCGAGCGGTGGATGTTGCTTTATTTGTATTGGTAATAGGTGGTTATCTTGCTGTTGTGACCCGTACTGGTGCAATTGATGCGGGTATTGCGAAAACAATGGTGCGCTTAGGGGGCAAAGAGCGTTGGATGATTCCTATTTTAATGGGTTTATTTGCGCTTGGTGGCACTGTGTATGGTATGGCTGAAGAGACAATTCCATTTTATGCCTTACTGATCCCCGTAATGATTGCGGCTGGTTATGATTCCGTTGTGGGAGTTGCGATTATTATGGTGGGTGCAGGGATTGGTTGTCTCGGTTCTACCATTAATCCTTTTGCAACGGTTATTGCGTCTAATGCTGCTGAAATTAACTTTGTTGATGGCATTGGACTACGCCTTGCGATTCTTATTATTGGTTGGCTAGCGTGTGTTATTTATGTAATGCGTTACGCAGATAAAGTAAAACGCGATCCATCATTATCTTTAGTTGCAGAGCAAGGTGAAGCTAATAAAGAATATTTTTTACATGGCAGTGGTGAAAGTGCGCCTGAACTGACGTTAACCCGTAAAATTGTGTTAGCTATTTTTGGATTAACCTTTGCGATTATGATGTGGGGTGTTGCAGCTGAAGGCTGGTGGATGGCAGAGCTTTCTGCATTATTTATTGGTTCAAGTATTGTTGCAGGTTTAGTGGGTAAATTATCAGAAGTTGAAATTACCGATAGCTTTATTAATGGTGCGCGAGATTTATTAGGTGTTGCTTTAATTATTGCCATTGCTCGTGGATTAGTGGTGGTGATGGACGACGGTAATATCACCCATACTATCTTAAATTTTGCAGAAGGTTTATTAGTTGGCTTACCACAAATCTTATTTATTAACGCTATTTATTGGATAGAAGCGGTATTGTGTTTAGTGGTGCCTTCATCGTCTGGGCTTGCTGTATTATCAATGCCAATCTTGGCACCATTAGCAGATTTTGCAGGGGTTGGTCGTGAGTTAGTTGTCACCGCTTTTCAATCAGCTTCTGGTTTGCCTAATTTAGTAACGCCGACATCGGGTGTTGTGATGGGGGGCTTGGCGATTGGGCGTATAGGTTACTCAACATGGCTACGCTTTATTGGACCATTGTTAGGATTTCTAACGGCAATGGTGATGGCGTTGTTAAGTGTGGGCGTGATGCTAGGTTAA
- a CDS encoding 5'-methylthioadenosine/S-adenosylhomocysteine nucleosidase, protein MSLLKRGFILCCLVLSPMSIASTPTSAPILIQGAMDIETTTLVNTLKNKSQTTIGAWSFWQGTINDYPVIISRTEVGIANAAAATTLAIERFKPALIINQGTAGGHDPQLQRGDIVIGKISFNMGAYKSEFTEKGKGIAPTKWQNFDVTMRLRDQGKLVEHNNFAADKGLLHIATTMANSYTKGKVVTGVIGTADEWNREVDRINWLHKTYKTSVEEMETSSAALVAHAYKVPFIGIRILSNTDLHNQDFDPQTAVDCQQFVIDYTKKIIMMRN, encoded by the coding sequence ATGTCTTTACTTAAACGTGGTTTTATTCTTTGCTGTCTCGTTTTATCTCCAATGAGCATTGCATCTACACCAACTTCAGCACCAATATTGATTCAAGGTGCGATGGATATTGAAACCACTACCCTTGTTAATACCCTTAAAAATAAATCACAAACAACAATAGGTGCATGGTCATTTTGGCAAGGAACCATTAACGACTACCCTGTTATCATTTCAAGAACAGAAGTCGGAATTGCCAATGCTGCCGCAGCAACAACACTTGCCATTGAACGCTTTAAACCTGCTTTAATCATTAACCAAGGCACTGCGGGCGGTCATGATCCACAGTTACAACGTGGTGATATCGTAATTGGTAAAATCAGTTTTAATATGGGCGCGTATAAATCAGAATTTACCGAAAAAGGGAAAGGTATTGCGCCAACAAAATGGCAGAATTTTGACGTCACAATGCGTTTACGTGACCAAGGTAAGCTAGTTGAGCATAATAATTTTGCTGCCGACAAAGGTTTACTGCATATAGCGACCACCATGGCGAACAGTTACACGAAAGGCAAGGTTGTGACGGGTGTCATTGGTACCGCAGATGAATGGAATCGCGAAGTTGATCGTATTAACTGGCTGCATAAAACATACAAGACCTCGGTTGAAGAAATGGAAACATCATCAGCAGCATTAGTAGCTCACGCTTATAAAGTACCTTTTATAGGTATTCGTATCTTGTCTAATACTGATCTGCACAACCAAGATTTTGATCCACAAACAGCTGTTGATTGTCAGCAATTTGTGATTGATTACACTAAAAAAATTATCATGATGCGTAATTAA
- a CDS encoding M66 family metalloprotease codes for MKIKLLAVLISGSLFSTGVVATESLLTEMATNTFEALNKMQALAQQPGNVIERDGRQYLQYKGKEYWLNHEQSPMFPLNDANGEYKTAFPFVGLDWEYIAYNGGFYLLHRQFGVMNPDDTGCFVEYIPAARGSQHDDGSYIWESELVQRAVTSDCGDLVMPAISEFKTKSVSDIGVELVWNDTVEGNSYKIELTSYREGESSITYNYTAKNSSYYIADLEPNTQYDVKLIECNQLGCDKKTFSFTTLSSRLSYNDSRKAVNHLVGNLKANVALAQTHTSVAPYGNDELKHPNLVMNRESLLLVTPQSRNVNQLWVDVALDGVSMGRFPMQPPSALPDTDQRETSKSKVMFSHYAWSLPLNWEWMKPGLSLQFSDNRNREGELSQDMLIFGGAPELVIQNIDIGMLVEPRNQYDMINNMEQLATDYFQKIPVSKMVMADYTPLHLRKVTLPNGKVYTKASEYETPGVYAGDMREFIGKRLVSLGINNANFGIVDTAGGDASWPRPFSHITAHNSRGRYLAKDKDTGVVTSTVVNHGLSGGGGIVTLSGTRGNEWSHELGHNFGRGHHPKNASIHDMESGWGWDARYKRFIGNIHWSNAAITMTNEHSGESVPPFANEFRFMREAMGGGENALTGLISHYTLEHPIATRVTQDWFNRSNNIDTNSTTGYVKWDQISQRYVESETGFSAADQQGVPVITVLGIYDPTENNPSQIYPLIYSNYGNLFDLPTPSVISPQREGWVAITDINDADRDQTEWQTIKIDNEWLPLCQFSYTNTNGEIANFVGYEDMTTAMCRVSSDMFWSVNNVREVPVSAVNDYQLLASKGEAVGNVTYIPTAELGEKTLCSLDKSGTSHDGAGFIENNKCMQIANVKHTNGANWAYATHQGSIKQYSLASQKQCQLIVEGENGDISNIALSGYRHNSGESNKFHINLPMNNHPARMSIQCASVSGTESVLDSVVTPRNPAVANLRGPVIVGQEYGYKALESTMPAGWFAHTEGFDPATLSIRDHNSLATLSVGSERPNVCRFPLTINGVEQTVHGYVENFGNGDFQCTGGTEITVSDAQGEHPLASVINHFEWLSLNNPKQVGQRAKAVEGNDANLCSITRSGFYGAGFINASGQCTQVPGIKWSNGNHWTFSSGHGQYSYQ; via the coding sequence ATGAAAATTAAACTGTTGGCTGTACTTATTAGTGGAAGTTTGTTTAGCACAGGAGTTGTGGCAACAGAAAGCTTATTAACTGAAATGGCGACAAATACCTTTGAAGCACTTAATAAGATGCAAGCATTAGCGCAGCAACCCGGCAATGTTATTGAGCGCGATGGTCGACAATATTTGCAATATAAAGGCAAAGAATATTGGCTAAATCATGAACAGTCACCTATGTTTCCTTTAAATGATGCTAATGGCGAATATAAGACCGCTTTTCCATTTGTTGGTCTTGATTGGGAATACATTGCTTATAATGGGGGTTTTTATTTGCTTCACCGTCAATTTGGTGTCATGAATCCTGATGATACTGGATGCTTTGTTGAATATATTCCAGCCGCTCGTGGTTCTCAGCATGATGACGGCAGTTACATTTGGGAAAGTGAATTGGTACAGCGCGCAGTAACGTCTGACTGTGGTGATTTAGTCATGCCTGCTATTTCAGAATTTAAAACCAAATCAGTGTCTGACATTGGTGTTGAATTGGTTTGGAACGATACGGTAGAAGGTAATAGCTATAAGATTGAATTAACCTCATATCGAGAAGGTGAATCTTCAATTACGTATAATTACACAGCTAAAAACTCAAGTTATTATATTGCTGATCTTGAGCCAAATACCCAATATGATGTCAAGTTGATTGAATGTAATCAACTTGGATGTGATAAAAAAACCTTTTCTTTTACTACATTATCATCACGTTTAAGTTATAACGATAGCCGTAAAGCCGTTAACCATTTAGTGGGCAATTTAAAGGCGAATGTAGCATTAGCACAAACACATACCAGCGTAGCACCTTATGGTAATGATGAGCTTAAACATCCTAATTTAGTGATGAATCGTGAGAGCTTATTATTAGTAACACCTCAATCACGCAATGTTAATCAATTATGGGTTGATGTGGCATTAGATGGTGTGAGCATGGGACGTTTCCCAATGCAGCCTCCAAGTGCATTACCTGATACAGATCAGCGTGAAACGAGCAAAAGTAAAGTGATGTTCTCTCACTACGCATGGAGCTTACCACTAAACTGGGAATGGATGAAACCTGGCTTATCACTGCAGTTTAGCGATAATCGCAATCGTGAAGGTGAATTAAGCCAAGATATGTTGATCTTTGGTGGTGCGCCAGAGTTAGTGATTCAAAATATTGATATTGGCATGTTAGTTGAGCCTCGCAATCAATATGACATGATCAATAATATGGAACAGTTAGCCACTGATTATTTCCAGAAAATTCCTGTTTCTAAAATGGTTATGGCTGATTATACCCCGTTACACCTTCGCAAAGTGACGCTACCGAATGGTAAGGTTTATACCAAAGCGAGTGAATATGAAACGCCGGGAGTGTATGCGGGTGATATGCGCGAATTCATTGGTAAGCGTTTAGTCTCTCTTGGTATTAATAATGCAAACTTTGGTATTGTTGATACTGCTGGTGGTGACGCTAGTTGGCCGCGTCCATTTAGCCATATCACGGCACATAATAGCCGCGGTCGTTATTTAGCTAAAGATAAAGATACAGGAGTTGTTACATCGACTGTTGTGAACCATGGTTTAAGTGGTGGTGGCGGCATTGTAACCTTAAGTGGTACGCGTGGTAACGAATGGTCACATGAACTGGGACATAACTTTGGTCGTGGTCATCATCCTAAAAATGCTTCGATTCATGATATGGAATCTGGCTGGGGTTGGGATGCGCGTTATAAACGTTTCATCGGTAATATCCATTGGTCGAATGCTGCAATTACAATGACCAATGAACACAGCGGTGAAAGTGTACCGCCATTTGCGAATGAATTCCGTTTTATGCGAGAAGCAATGGGCGGCGGTGAAAATGCACTAACAGGTTTAATTAGTCATTATACCCTAGAGCATCCAATAGCAACGCGAGTGACTCAAGATTGGTTTAATCGTTCTAATAATATTGATACTAATAGCACCACTGGTTACGTTAAATGGGATCAAATTAGTCAGCGTTATGTAGAATCAGAGACAGGTTTTTCCGCGGCTGATCAGCAAGGTGTTCCTGTTATCACTGTACTTGGTATTTATGATCCAACAGAAAATAACCCGAGTCAGATTTATCCATTAATCTATTCAAATTACGGCAATTTGTTTGATTTACCAACGCCAAGTGTTATTTCACCTCAGCGTGAAGGGTGGGTTGCGATCACCGATATTAATGATGCAGATCGAGATCAAACAGAATGGCAAACCATCAAAATAGATAACGAGTGGCTACCATTATGTCAATTTAGCTACACTAACACGAATGGTGAAATAGCCAATTTTGTGGGTTATGAAGACATGACAACGGCAATGTGTCGTGTATCATCTGATATGTTCTGGTCGGTAAATAATGTTCGTGAAGTACCTGTTTCTGCCGTTAATGATTATCAACTTTTAGCCTCTAAAGGTGAAGCTGTCGGTAACGTAACCTATATTCCAACGGCTGAATTAGGCGAGAAGACATTGTGTAGCTTAGATAAGTCAGGAACATCACATGATGGTGCTGGATTTATTGAAAATAATAAGTGTATGCAGATTGCCAACGTTAAACATACTAATGGCGCGAACTGGGCATATGCAACTCACCAAGGTAGTATTAAGCAATATAGCTTGGCTTCACAAAAGCAGTGCCAATTGATCGTTGAAGGTGAAAACGGTGATATTAGTAATATTGCATTAAGTGGCTATCGACATAATAGTGGTGAAAGTAATAAATTCCATATCAATTTACCCATGAATAACCATCCTGCACGTATGAGCATTCAATGTGCATCAGTGTCAGGAACAGAATCAGTCCTGGACAGTGTTGTAACGCCACGTAATCCTGCTGTAGCTAATCTAAGAGGTCCTGTAATTGTTGGGCAAGAGTATGGCTATAAAGCACTTGAGTCGACAATGCCTGCTGGTTGGTTTGCGCACACTGAAGGGTTTGATCCTGCCACATTGTCGATTCGAGATCATAACTCATTAGCGACTTTAAGCGTGGGCAGTGAAAGACCCAATGTTTGCCGTTTCCCTCTAACCATTAATGGGGTTGAGCAAACAGTGCACGGTTATGTTGAAAACTTTGGTAACGGCGATTTCCAATGTACTGGTGGCACCGAAATTACAGTAAGTGACGCACAAGGAGAACATCCATTAGCATCAGTCATTAATCACTTTGAGTGGTTATCTCTAAATAATCCCAAGCAAGTTGGACAACGAGCAAAAGCTGTTGAAGGTAATGATGCTAATTTATGTAGTATAACTCGCAGTGGTTTTTATGGAGCCGGCTTTATTAATGCGAGTGGTCAATGTACACAAGTACCGGGCATAAAATGGTCAAATGGTAATCACTGGACATTCTCTAGTGGTCATGGGCAATATAGCTACCAATAA
- a CDS encoding permease yields the protein MFTITSEMITNTLHMFGFLAVELTVLFIAISYLVGLLQVYIPPAKIQAILSGKNGKGYFIAGLLGAITPFCSCSTIPFLKGLLRAKAGFGTMMVFLFASPLLNPIIIGLFAVTFGIKVTVFYFVIAMGVSIIAGYMLEKLGFEKYIKAEAYSEPKPSCCGSSCNSMLKPTNKWLKIWQSTWIDFKKVLPYLIGGIALGSMIYGFMPTEFVAKVASENNPFAIPVAAVIGIPLYIRAEAVIPLSAALAAKGMGLGAVMALIIGSAGASLTEVILLKSIFKNQMIIAFLVVILGMAISAGFLYQFIF from the coding sequence ATGTTTACAATTACATCAGAGATGATAACCAATACCTTACATATGTTTGGTTTTCTTGCCGTTGAACTTACGGTTCTGTTTATTGCTATTAGTTATTTAGTTGGCCTATTACAGGTGTATATTCCACCCGCTAAAATTCAAGCCATTCTTAGTGGTAAAAACGGTAAAGGCTATTTTATTGCCGGATTACTGGGTGCGATTACGCCTTTTTGCTCATGTTCAACGATTCCATTTTTAAAAGGATTACTACGCGCTAAAGCTGGATTTGGTACTATGATGGTATTTTTATTTGCCAGCCCACTGCTTAACCCGATTATTATTGGTTTATTTGCGGTTACCTTTGGCATAAAAGTGACGGTGTTTTATTTTGTGATAGCAATGGGGGTCTCAATTATTGCAGGGTATATGCTGGAAAAATTGGGGTTTGAAAAATACATCAAAGCCGAAGCCTATAGCGAGCCTAAACCATCCTGTTGCGGATCAAGCTGTAATTCAATGTTAAAACCAACTAATAAGTGGCTTAAAATCTGGCAATCAACATGGATAGATTTTAAAAAAGTATTGCCCTATTTAATTGGCGGTATCGCATTAGGTTCGATGATTTATGGTTTTATGCCGACTGAATTTGTAGCGAAAGTTGCCAGTGAAAATAACCCATTTGCGATTCCTGTGGCAGCAGTAATTGGTATTCCGCTTTATATTCGAGCTGAAGCTGTTATTCCATTAAGTGCTGCATTGGCTGCTAAAGGTATGGGATTAGGTGCGGTAATGGCGTTAATCATTGGCAGTGCAGGTGCAAGTTTAACTGAAGTAATTTTACTTAAATCAATCTTTAAGAATCAAATGATCATCGCCTTTTTAGTGGTTATTCTTGGTATGGCGATCAGTGCTGGTTTTCTGTATCAATTTATTTTTTAA
- a CDS encoding ArsR/SmtB family transcription factor, producing MTNHQIDINQIAKSLKELGHPTRLAIFKRVIKAGYQGIAVGDIQQQLTIPGSTLSHHISSLASAGLLTQRREGRTLFCVAQYQALASVISFLQDECCIDEQ from the coding sequence ATGACAAATCATCAAATTGATATCAACCAAATCGCCAAATCACTTAAAGAATTAGGCCATCCGACCCGTTTAGCCATTTTTAAACGCGTTATTAAAGCCGGCTATCAAGGTATTGCTGTTGGAGATATTCAACAACAATTGACCATTCCAGGTTCAACCCTCTCCCACCATATTTCTAGTCTTGCTTCGGCTGGATTACTCACTCAACGGCGTGAAGGACGGACACTCTTTTGCGTCGCACAATATCAAGCTTTAGCCTCTGTGATCAGCTTTTTACAAGATGAATGCTGTATTGATGAACAATAA
- a CDS encoding nucleoside hydrolase — protein MVKKIILDTDPGIDDAMAILFAEAHPDIELVALTTVFGNATIENGTRNALYLKQRFKMMADIAQGASQPLVRAPVGPTEVVHGITGLGDFRVPNDFVSQPDPRPAYQYIIDTVKAYPHEITLVAVGPLTNLALALQAAPEIASLVAQVVIMGGAFGENGHRGNVTPYAEANIHDDPHAADQVFCAPWPVTIIGLDVTEESFFSAHYLDQLRHDAADVGEFIFDISRYYLRFYSQKVGLDGCHVHDPSAIAYVINPELFITRKGAVRVVCEGAASGMTLQKLDQRRYQTDEWSSMPAQEVGIRVDAAQLLDLYQKTLIDFAHKLKNRD, from the coding sequence ATGGTAAAGAAAATTATACTAGATACCGATCCTGGAATTGATGATGCAATGGCGATTTTATTTGCTGAAGCACACCCTGATATTGAATTAGTTGCGCTGACAACGGTTTTTGGTAATGCAACTATTGAAAATGGCACTCGTAATGCTTTATATCTAAAACAACGGTTTAAGATGATGGCAGATATTGCGCAAGGTGCGAGCCAGCCATTGGTTCGCGCCCCTGTTGGTCCTACTGAAGTTGTTCATGGTATTACTGGGCTAGGTGATTTTCGCGTACCAAATGACTTTGTGAGTCAGCCAGATCCACGTCCGGCTTATCAATATATTATTGACACAGTAAAAGCATATCCTCATGAAATTACGCTGGTGGCTGTCGGTCCACTAACAAACCTTGCTTTAGCCTTACAAGCGGCACCAGAAATAGCATCATTAGTTGCTCAAGTTGTGATTATGGGAGGTGCATTTGGTGAGAATGGTCATCGAGGTAATGTAACACCTTATGCTGAAGCCAATATTCATGATGATCCTCATGCGGCAGATCAGGTATTTTGTGCGCCTTGGCCGGTGACTATTATAGGGCTTGATGTAACTGAAGAGAGTTTCTTTAGTGCTCATTATCTCGACCAATTACGTCATGATGCTGCGGATGTTGGCGAATTTATTTTTGATATTAGCCGTTATTACTTACGCTTTTATTCACAGAAAGTTGGGCTTGATGGTTGCCATGTGCATGATCCATCAGCAATTGCTTATGTGATTAATCCGGAATTATTCATAACAAGAAAAGGGGCAGTGCGGGTTGTTTGTGAAGGAGCAGCGAGCGGTATGACACTTCAGAAATTGGATCAAAGACGGTATCAAACTGATGAATGGTCATCAATGCCAGCTCAAGAAGTGGGTATTCGTGTTGATGCTGCACAATTATTAGATTTATATCAAAAAACGCTTATTGATTTCGCTCACAAGTTAAAAAATAGAGATTAA